A single Bacillus sp. OxB-1 DNA region contains:
- a CDS encoding helix-turn-helix domain-containing protein yields the protein MNVGQLLRATRKGAGLTQEEMSPLVNISRSTISKVERNEMTLATEDFIRWLQVIQIRLTSNTTTVEAGMYLINGVDINLLVDMLTKVVGGFIRFLF from the coding sequence ATGAATGTTGGACAACTCTTGCGAGCCACGCGCAAAGGTGCTGGATTGACACAAGAGGAAATGTCCCCGTTAGTTAATATCTCTAGGAGCACCATTTCAAAAGTCGAGCGCAACGAAATGACACTGGCAACGGAGGACTTTATCCGGTGGCTGCAAGTAATTCAAATTCGATTAACATCGAACACGACAACAGTCGAAGCCGGAATGTACCTTATTAACGGCGTGGATATCAATTTATTGGTAGACATGTTGACGAAAGTGGTAGGGGGATTTATCAGATTTTTATTCTAG